The DNA window TGTATGCAATTGAGCTCAATACTAAGACATGCTAAGCCAAACTTTTCATAAACATACACTAGAAATTTAAGCTAaactcaatcaatttttttcaaaaaattatcaaacACAAGCCAAGTTCAAACattctttttaatcttcaaacCAATTCTAAACATACCTCTGTCTGCGTTGTGTCGTCGAGGTTCGTTTTCAACCTATTTTGTTTGTACGAAGAGATGTTAGCGAACGCGGTAAAGATACAAACAACACAGAATCGCAGGTGTCCTGGTTTGAGCAAGAGATTTTATACACCCCATCCATACAAAGTACAAGCAACACTGAATCTTATGCTGCATTTACAGCATAAGAAATTTCCTTGGGGAAGTTTACAACCACCTAGACTGTACTGCCAATTTAAATTGGTATCCATTTTTGTTTGCTACAGATGTGCAAAaagtatttgattccaagtatCAGGGACTCCCGGCAAACACCAGTGTATGCAATCCGCATTGTGTAACGGGTCAGCCTTTTGCTCGTCCGTCAACAATTGTCCTTGTAACTCTGTGTAAATTGATGAGTGAGCGTCAATCCTGTACTCGGATAGTTGTGTTATGTTAATGAACGTGACAGGCACTTTCATCTTTTCAACTACACTGGCCACCACATTCATCATCCTTCTATCTGAACCACTTCCCCAGTGCCATTTGTTCAAGATGGGTTTTGTCTCGTTGAAGCACTTGATCCCATTCTTGTTGCCCCAGTCTTCACTCCTGATAATATTTATTGAACACAAACTCGCATCAGTATTTATATTTCAATTCAAACATGGGTTTGATGAAAAAAACTATTGGCCATcatgaagaaaaggaaaacagagtCTCCATCcagctaaagaaatttttaataagAAATGTTTACAAACCTCTGATGCGTGGGAGACATTGTAGTAAAGAACACTCGAGTTGTATTAGGATCGATTGTGGAATCAACCCAGTTCGCCCATGTCTTCAATCCTATTCTGTACGAAACAGGTGCGTCCAGCTCTTCAGAACCTTCCTCCCCATTGGCAAATGAACCCCATCTGTGCTTCACCAGACGTTGATAAATGGAGTTATGGACCAGCAGGTAAATGGTGCGTTCTAGTATTTAGGTCACGGTTAGCTCAGTTATGCAAAGAAAGCTTACAGAGACTTGATCTTGAGACCGCTCATCCACCAGACgtaagtattgaaaacaagaatGTCTACATCTACCCAGTGTTTGGCATGTTTCGCAATTGAATCAACTCTTAGAATTCTTTTCTTTGGATCTCCTACTATGCGTTCGTCTGAGTTCGACTCAACTAGAAATGGAGCCCAATAAAACTCAATTGTGGTGTTGTACTCCTGAAGAatgtaggaaaaaaaatttgtcatCAATTCATGAATCTGAAACAAATATGCACTTCAGAGTTATCAGAAGGAAATCAACATAACTTAAAAAGAGTAAAATACCTTAGCTCTAAAAACTGAATGAACACGGCCTCGCTTCATGGACTTCTGGCTTTTAGGAATTATGTGTTCAACGAGGCAAACAAAAGACTGCCATTGCCCTCTCTGCAGTGAATCCCCAACAAACATCAGCCTCTTTCCTTGAAGCTTTTTTAGGGCAATATCTGGATTGAACCTGagcttcaaggcatcacaaagAAAATTAAGCAAATTCCTTCATATTTACTGAATCATCCGATTTAGAATTAGGATTCGGAAGCGAGTTGCTAACCTAGGTAACATGCAGTCATCTGGCCGCCATTGCCAGTGCCGGTAATCCGAGTCGTTTCTACCATTCTTCACGCAGGAAACTTGCCTGTCAACATAGGGACATGTCCTGTCCGAATACAACGGCTTAATCGAGCGGTTAAACACCCATTTCCCATGACCAATGTCGCATTCCTCTGGATCAAATTCGAACCGGTCGTCTGCTGCATAATCAATTTGTTTGTTCACTGACCTTTTATTATCTGTCAAGAGAATAGGCCATTAATTGGAATGCCACTGGGGACaaatggaaaagaatattcAAGAAAAATGGCATGCGAACCAATACCTGTTTTGGACATTTTATACCTGGCTGCACAGGGCCTAAACTTGAAAATAGATccggaagaaagaaaactcagTCTTTCAGTGTACAGAAGAGCCATGAAGGCAAAAACGCAGAATAATATGGCAATTATGGATAATGGTATCTTTCCTCTAGGGGCTTTAATCGTTCCCATGCTGATGGAAATCCTCTGGAAGATGAGAAGTTTAACAAAGAAATAGAGGGCACAAACTAAAGCGAAGTTTGGAGGTCTAGTGCTATTGCAACAGAATGATGAATCCGACAGTTAGAATGAGTGATAAGCTTTTGTG is part of the Coffea eugenioides isolate CCC68of chromosome 6, Ceug_1.0, whole genome shotgun sequence genome and encodes:
- the LOC113775542 gene encoding protein trichome birefringence-like 3, translating into MGTIKAPRGKIPLSIIAILFCVFAFMALLYTERLSFLSSGSIFKFRPCAARYKMSKTDNKRSVNKQIDYAADDRFEFDPEECDIGHGKWVFNRSIKPLYSDRTCPYVDRQVSCVKNGRNDSDYRHWQWRPDDCMLPRFNPDIALKKLQGKRLMFVGDSLQRGQWQSFVCLVEHIIPKSQKSMKRGRVHSVFRAKEYNTTIEFYWAPFLVESNSDERIVGDPKKRILRVDSIAKHAKHWVDVDILVFNTYVWWMSGLKIKSLWGSFANGEEGSEELDAPVSYRIGLKTWANWVDSTIDPNTTRVFFTTMSPTHQRSEDWGNKNGIKCFNETKPILNKWHWGSGSDRRMMNVVASVVEKMKVPVTFINITQLSEYRIDAHSSIYTELQGQLLTDEQKADPLHNADCIHWCLPGVPDTWNQILFAHL